The following DNA comes from Streptococcus pasteurianus.
GCACATTCCAAAGCTAATTGTTTAATATCATAGTTTGGCGTCCCCACTTCAAGGTTCAAACCACTCTTCAAAGTGAAGATAAGTTTAGGAAAAATAGCTGTACGATGTTCACTACCAAGACCTTTAATACGGATAGTTAGGATAGCTTTTTGGATTTCACGTTCAAACCAGTTTGTTCCCAAACCAAATCCAAGAGAAGTAAATGGTGTTTGTCCGTTTGATGTAAACAACGTATTGATTTCGTATTCAAGACTTTGCATAGCATCATAAATGTCTTTTTTCGTTTTTGTACAAGCATAATCTTCACGACGGTTTTCTGCTACCCAATCTTGAGCATCTTTAAGATGTTTTTTATAGTTAAGCTCAGCATATGGTGCCAAAAATTCATCGATACGGTCAGCTGTACAACCACCATATTGGCTTGATGCAACGTTCGCAATGATTTGTGAAATTTGCGCTGTTGCAGTTTGGATAGATTTTGGACTTTCTACCTCCGCATTACCAATCTTGAAGCCATTTGCAAGCATACCCTTGAAATCAATCAAACAGCAGTTTGTCATTGGAGTGTACGGGCTGTAATCAAGGTCATGATAATGAATATCACCTTTTTGGTGAGCATTGGCAACATGAGCTGGCAGCATTTTAAGACCAATTGATTTACCAACAATACCTGCAGTCAAGTCACGTTGAGTATTAAAAACTTCACTATCTTTGTTGGCGTTTTCATTAACGACAGTTTGATCTTTGTTCAATAGTTTATCAATCGTAAAATTGATGTCTGTCGCTTGAGAGCGCGCAAAATCACGTTTTGTACGATAATTAATATATTCTTGTGCAATCGCATATTCATTTGCTTCTAGAAGCTCATGCTCAACGATATTTTGAATTTCATAAATTTTGACATTATCTTTGAAGCGATCAAAAATTTCAGCAATGATGTTATCTGAAATAGTTTCCAATTTTGCTTCAACAACTGGTGACATTTTTGTCACATTAATACTTGCTTTTACCAAAGCATTATAAATTTTATCTGCATCAAAGTTTACAGAACGTCCATCACGTTTGATAACTTTAACAGCTGGTTGAGTCGCAATTGTTTCTTTTTCTAATGTAATCATATGAACACTCCTTCTCACTCGTCTATTATAACACGTAAGAAAAAAAAATCAATATCTTGTGGTCGTTTTTTTATTAGACCACAAGATATTGCGTTTATCCTCTATTTTTTATGATAGACGGTAAAGCCTGATACACCGCTGATTGAGACCTCTTCATAGTTTGAAGAAATATCATTTTTTATTGTATCAGAAATTTTTTCATCATTATTAACAACAATATACGACGCTAGATTTTGTAATAATTCATCTTCTAATGTTTTTTCATTAGATGTTTTAGTCGTATTCACAACAGGCGATGTAAATTGTGAACTGCTTGCTAACTGACTCTCAATCCCAACCTTAGATGATGTGTCCCAAACGTAAATCGTATCATCACTAGATGTTTGCTTCTTCAAATAGCTTGCAATCGTTGAACGCTCACTATCAGTACTAGCTGACAAAAGATGAGAAACCACAGGTTGTCCCACACCAATGACAAGCACCAAAATCGGCAAATAAAGATGACAACTTAGATATAATCCAAAAATACCATTGTCACCACAAGATGATTTCTTACGACGATGTGATATTTTCGTCAAGCTGCGTTGATAACGTTCACCCAATGCCATTGCGGTTAACAACAAACCAAAAGGCAATACTGTTAACAAATGATAGAAATGATAACTTTGTGACAAAAGGTCCATAACTAAGAAGCCTAAGAAAACAAGGAAGATAAGCCATTTAGATACCTTGTCACTAGCTCCCTTAGTGATTTTTCCAAAAGTAAGCGCACCAAGTAAAATCCCTGAAACTAGAGCTACAACAACTTGGAATAGCAATGTCAAGATAAAATTACTATCATTTGTCGCAAAATACGTAAATTGATAAACAATTGCTTGAGAAATATAGGATGACAACACCTGCAAATTCAGGATAAAGTAACCAACTGTGTAAAAGACAAGAATTGTTCCGAAAATGATACACAATAATTGATATAATCCTCGAGCAAAATGCTTTTGTGTTAAATTATAAACGATAATGGTTAGGAAAGAAAGCCCCCAGAACACCAAAGTACGTGGCTCTAAAAGCATTGCTGCTGCGCCAGCAAATCCATAAAGGATAAAGGCTTCGTCTTTAATGATATCCGCAAAATATTTTGTTAGGAACCACAAAGATACCATAACAAATGGCGTCGCAAATTGGATAGGATACAAACCACCAAAACCAAGAGCAACGTTTAATAGGTAAAAAATACCACTAAAAGCAACTGCTACACGTTGGCTACTAGTAAAGTAATTAACCAATTTATAGAAATAGATTCCTGATAAGTAGAACGTTACAATTTGAATTGGCACCAACCACAACGTAGAACCAAGATAGTAAGCCAAAGCAATCAAAGCATAATAAAGGAAGCCACCTGTCGCAAACATATCTGTAAACGGAAGTTGTCCTTTGGTAAACATTAAACCAATGTAAAGGTTTTGAGATTGCACACTATTTGCCATATCTGTAAAGACTGGTATTGATACCGACAAACAACTAACAACAACACTCAATATTAAAAGGTAAAGTTTATGAGGTCGTGGGACCTTTGTTCTTCTAGACGCCTCTTGGTGACTTTTGTTCTCACTAACCTTACGAACTGAACGACTTGAACGGCTGTAAGATTGTGCAGTACTCTGATCTACATTTACTTGTTCTGATGTATTCACTTATTCTCTCCTTGAATTGTCATACTTTAAGTATAACAGAAACTAATCATTAGTCAATTTGGGGAGTATAGCACAGTAAACTAAAATTTCCCTAAAACGGTGATAAGGTTTGGTTTTATAGCGCTTCAAGAAGCTTCTTTCTTCTTTGCTCAAACACGCTTTCTTTGCCATGATTCACACCTCCTTTACTTAGTATTCGTAAAAGAGCATGAAAAAAAGCATAGGCATAACCTATACTTCCCTTCAACATATCAAGACAATATTAGTCCTCATCTAAAAAGCTATTGAAAACTTCTTCAATCATATCCCACTCAGCATCTGAATCTTCAGGAATTGGTTGAAGGTCACCTTCAGTTCCATCTTCATTTTCAGTAAATGAGTAAGCTTGAATTTCAATTTGTCCTTGTTCATCTTCTTCAGCACCCGCTGGTACCAAGAGAACGTAGTTTTTCCCAAACTCTTCACGTCCATCAATAGTCAAAAGAATTTCAAAAAGTGTTTCATTACCTTGATCATCTACCAGTGTAATAACTTCATGTTCGTGATCGTGATTATGGTTATGTGCCATAAAGTTTCTCCTTTAATGAATTAATGATTAGATTAAAACATTCTATCTAAATAATTTTGCAAAATAAGCTGCGCAGCCAATTTATCAATAACTTTCTTACGTTTTCCACGGCTAACATCAGCTTGTTCAACCAACATTCGCTCTGCTTGAACAGTTGTCAAACGTTCATCTTGATAATCAACAGGAATATTGAAAAGTTCGTTGATTTTATCACCGTATGCCTTACTAGCTTCTACGCGAGGACCTTCTGTGTTATTCATATTTTTAGGCAAACCAACAACAAACTTATCAACCTTATACTGTTTAACTAACTCTTCAAGTCGTTCAAAACCAAATTCGCCAGCTTCTTCGTCAATTCTGACAATTTCTACGCCCTGTGCTGTAAATCCTAGCGGGTCACTGATAGCAACACCAACTGTCTTTGAGCCAACGTCTAGTCCCATAATTCTCATTTCAAGTCAATTCCATTTCCTTTGAGATAGTAGCGGACAAGCTCTTCAACAATTTCATCTCGTTCGTATTTACGAATTTGATTTCTGGCATCATTGTAACGAGGAACATAAGCAGGGTCCCCACTTAAGACATAACCAACAATCTGATTGATTGGATTATACCCTTTTTCATCGAGAGAACGATACACAGTTGTTAAGGTTTCACTAATTTCTTTCTTGTTGCTATCGTCTAAATTAAAGCGTACAGTTTCATCTGTAAATCCCATACTTACACCTTCTTTCTAAAATAGCTGTCACTATTTATTATAGCTTATTCACAAAGATTTCACAAGAATCTGACTTTATTTCACCAAAGTTTATTTTCATTTTCAAATCCTTCATTTCAATTGTCCCATTAAGCAACCTTTGCCCCATCCCTCAACTATCACCAAACTTTTTACTATTTTTATAAAAATAAAAAAGCAAAGCACTCGTTTTTTCCACGCACAATCAACTACTATAACCCTTAAAAATTCCTCGATTCTAACAATATACGCTAAGGAAAATATCAAAAAAGCTCCTAAACGGAGCTTTTAGACTATCTATTACAACGCTGCACGAAGGCGAGCTTCTGCATTTTCCACATTACGAATGGAACGTGGCAAGAAAGCACGAATATCATCTTCTTTGTACCCTACTTGAAGGCGTTTATCGTCAATCAAAATTGGACTCTTCAAAATACGCGGATTTTCTTGAATAAGGTCAATAACCTCGCTCAGATTTAAATCCTCAATATCGCAGTCAAGTGCTTTTGCATAACGGTTTTTAGATGAAACGATACTTTCAATCCCGTTTTCTGTTTTAGTTAATATCGCTAAAATTTCTTCTCGTGTTAGTGGTTCTTTTCCTAAATTCTGTTCTTTATAAGGGAGCTGATGAGCGTTTAGCCATGTCTTGGCTTTCTTACAGCTTGTACAACTTGAAATTGTGTAAATTTTAATCATGTGCACTCTCACTTTCTATCCCATGATAGTTGTATTATAGCACACCAACCTTAACGAAAACATAGGACCTAAGACCTATTTTTTCAAAAAGTCAATTAAAAAGATTATTTTTTTCAATAAAAATCTAAAAAAATCATTTGTAATTTTGAAAACGCTCCATTTATTTCTGAAAAAATCGAAAATCAGGTCAAATATTTTCATCTTAGATTGACATTCTTACACAAGAAAACCCCGAGACAATTGTCCCAGAGTTTCAACGTTATTATGAATTATTCTTCGATTTCGATAGCATCATCTAAATCAAGAACAACTTCGTCAACATTATCATTAGTTGCTGCTGATTCTTCAACAACATCTGCAGCTTCTTCATATTCGGTTTCTTCTACGAGACCGTAGTGAACACGTACTTTGTGGTCGATTTCATCAAAGACTTCTGGGTGCTCTGCCAAATATTTCTTCGCATTTTCAGAACCTTGTCCGATTTTCTCACCGTTATACGAGAACCAAGCACCTGCTTTTTTGATGATGTCTAGGTCGCTAGCAATCTTAACAAGCTCACCCGTACGTGAAATTCCTTCACCATACATAATTTCAACTTCAGCTGTTTTAAATGGTGGCGCAACTTTGTTTTTAACCACTTTGATTTTAGTTTCTTTACCGATATTGCTATCTTTTTGGTCACCAGAACCTTTGATTTGTGTGTTACCACGAACATCAAGACGAACTGACGCATAGAACTTAAGCGCGCGTCCACCAGGTGTTGTTTCTGGGTTACCAAACATCACACCAACTTTTTCGCGCAATTGGTTGATGAAAATAGCAATTGTTTTTGTTTTATTAATTGAAGCTGACAACTTACGCATTGCTTGACTCATCATACGAGCTTGCAAACCAACGTGATTATCACCAATGTCACCATCGATTTCGGCACGAGGTACAAGGGCAGCAACGGAATCGACAACGACGAGGTCAACAGCACCTGAGTCAATCAATTTTCCTGCAATTTCAAGACCTTGTTCCCCAGAGTCAGGTTGTGACAAGAGAAGCTCATCAATGTTAACACCAAGAGCCGCAGCATAAGCTGGGTCAAGTGCGTGTTCGGCATCGATAAAGGCAGCAATTCCACCTTCTTTTTGAGCTTGTGCTACTGCATGAAGCGCAACAGTTGTCTTACCAGAACTTTCAGGTCCATAAATTTCAATGATACGCCCTTTAGGGTAACCACCTGCACCCAAAGCAATATCAAGAGCCAAGCTACCTGAACTCATGACTTGAACTTTTTGTTCAGCACGTTCACCAAGGCGCATAACAGCTCCCTTACCGAAATCTTTTTCAATTAATTTCAAGGCATCATCAAGTGCCTTTTTACGCTCATCACCAAATTTTTTAGTGATAGCTTCTGTTTTCTTTGTCTTTTTAGCCAAATTTTTCCCTTTCTGTTTGTTCGAGATACTAACTCCATTATACCAAATTTTAGCCTTGTAATAAAGCTTGACGTACTAAGTTGAAAGCATATAAAGTAGCAATATAACGGACGTCTGAACGGCTTCGCCCACCTATAACAACACGAATAGAATGAACTTTTTCTCTAGTCGCAATACCAATGAAAACTGTTCCTGCTGGATGTCCTTCTAAGCTATCTGGTCCTGCAACACCTGTCAAACCGATACCAAAATCAGCATCTGTCAATAAACGTGATTGCTCTGCCATTTTTTCAGCTGTAAAGTGACTTACTACACCATGTTCTTGCAAATCTTTAAGAGGAATGTGAAGCATTTTTGATTTTTCTTCTATACTATACGTCACAAATCCGCCATTAAATACTGCAGATGACCCTGAAAAATCAGCGATACTAGATTGGAATAGCCCTGCGGTCAAACTTTCTGCAGCTGTAATAGTTTTGTGCTTTTCTTTCAACAAATCAAAAACAACACGCGCCATATTGTTATCATCACCGTAGCCATAAAGTAACTGTTCAAGAGGAATACTATTTAATGTTTTTTTGGCTAGAATTTTATGCTCTAGAGCATCCAATTTCGCTTTTGCTGACGTCACATCATCTGCCTTGGTTGATAAACGAAGGGTCACCTCACCTGTTTTCGCATACGGAGCAATCGTTGGGTCTGTTTGGTTATCAATCAAATCTGCCAAGACGGTCACTAACTGGCTTTCACCAATCCCAAAGAAACGCAACACACGTGAATAAAGCTGCTTATGGTCTCCAGACAACAAAGGCACTAGAGAATCCAATACCATTGGTTTTAATTCACTCGGTGGTCCAGGGAGAACAACGTAGGTCACGCCATTTACTTCTAGCACGCCACCAACAGCCAAACCAGTGCTATTTTGCAACGGTATTGACCCTTCAATCAGCTGTGCTTGACGTTCGTTATTAGCCGTTCTAGCAAACTGCGGACGTGTCGCAAAAAATTCGTCCAAACGCTTGTTAGCTTGTTCATCAAAGACTAAATCGCGTCCCAAATATTTTGCTAACGTTTGTTTTGTTAAATCGTCTTCTGTCGGACCAAGCCCTCCACATAAGACAACTAATTCACTTCGCTTGCTTGCTAAATCAATAACTGATAAAAGACGTTCTTCATTATCACCAACAGCTGTTTGAAAGAACACATCAATTCCTAACTTGGCAAATTCTTCCGATAAAAATTGAGCATTTGTATTTGTGATTTGTCCTGTTAGAATTTCTGTTCCCACAGCAATGATTTCAGCTTTCATAATTGCCACCTACTTATCTATTCGTAATTTAGTTTTATTCTATCAAAAAAAGCAACAAATTTGCTGCTTTTTGCTACAAAGCCAGATTTTAATGAGAAAATATTAGTTTAATATGTTGTCAACTTACTTTACTACTTTGTCAACTTAGGCTGTTTTCTTAACCATATAATGACTAGTAAAAACAAGAAAAGTAATGATGCCATAAAGTTGACTGCCATGACTTTTTCAACAGCAAATACTTTTACCATTAAGCTCAAAAGGCACAATAAACAAATACTTCCCAAGCGACTAATGGTCGATTTAAAGGAAACAAGAGACGAGATATTGTCAATTGACACCATTTTGTTGAAATAATAATTCAAAATAAATTCAATGACATAAAAAACAAAGATGAAAATAAAATAAGCTGGCAATAACACCCAAAGGTGTTTTGAAAGGAAGGTCAAAGGAAGAAAAATAATCAACAGACAAAACTTAATAAGCCCTGCGTATTTTTTAATCCCATCCATATTGATAGAATATGAAAACAGCGTGATAATTTGAAAAGCGATGTAAAAGGCTGGAAAATATTTGGTATCCACACCTTTACTCAGGAAAAACGATTGCCACAACTGAAAATGAGTTTGAAAAAAGATTTGCGTCAAGAAATCAAAAATCAGAATAACACCCAGTCGTGGTTGCTTTCTTAACTCGATAAAACTATCTGTAATCTGCTGTTTTAAAACAGAAACATGACTCTCTTCTAGTGTCGTAGTTTTTAGATTTTCATTGAAAAAGAAAAATGTCACAAGAGTTGAAGCCACTAAAAAGGCGATACCTAAAACATAAATATTGATACCAATGCTTAGATAGAGAACACCACCCAGACTACTTCCCAATAAAAGCCCAACAATTTCCAAACGATTATTGAGCGCTAGAAATTTTCGAAGGTCGTCCTCACGATGAGCTATTTTTAATTGATTGATAATGTAGGCATCAAGCGTTCCACTATCCAAAGCCGAAGCAATCCCATAGCAAAACCAAGCAGCGAAGATAAGGTAAAAATTGTTACTAAAAAGGACAATCAAAAACATCACTATCAAAAATAACTTTGATAGACTATAAATATTTTTGCGGGAATAATTGTCTGCAATCAACCCGCTTGGAAATTCAAACAGAACAATCGCAATACTATAAGCTGATTGAACAATCAAAATCTGCGACAAACTCAACCCTTTTGACAATAGAATAACCGTTAAAATCGAGTGCGGCATGGAATAAGCCACCGTAACTAAAAAATTTGCCCAAAGGTAAACAAAAGTGTTCCTAGTAATACTTTTCATAACTCCCACCTACCCTCATCATATCAATTTTTCTTTACAGGATACTCTTATTTCCCGATGATGTCAAGATTTATTTGAAACTTTAAACTAAACCAGAAAAACAATCTTTTTGGCAGTTAGCACCACGTTTACACCTAATTGACAACCATGTAAACCTCATCAATGCCGTTTCTGCCAATAGAAGCAAGTAACACCGACACCTAGGCTTAACCCTATCCCCTCAAAAAGAAATAGCAATCGACCAGACTTCATGGTTAAAACACCAGAAATGATTAAAACAAGGAGAATTAGTAGTATTAAAAAACATTTGACATAGTTTTCTTCTTTTTTCATCCATTTCACCTATAAAATCTGACCAAATCACTAATGGCCAGCTTTCCTTTTATTGATATTGTGCAGCGGCTGCTTTGATTTCAGCAATTGTTGCGGATTGGATTGGGACACTAGTGTCAAAAGTAATCGTGCCCTCTTCAGTTGTCAAACTACCAACAACTGTTGATTCTGCATCATCAGCTGAATAGCCAATTACTAGTGCTTTATCTGCGGGTGTTATTCCATCATCAATGACAACGATACATTTGTCATCAGACAAAACTCATCTGGATTTTCACCAGTGGCTCTAAAGTATTGAACAAATTCTCGAATAGTTGTATTACTAATCTGTGCCACCTCGTCATCAACTGATGATTGTTGTTTCACGACTGTATCTTTAGTATCAGCTGTCACAACCTTAGTTGGTTGAACCGAAGTTTGCTTTGTTGTCAAACTAGCACCAAATGCGCCTAATAAGGCAAAAGCTGAAAGTGATATAATAATATTCTTTCTCACCATATAAAACCTCCTTTAGTCTATCATACACCGAAAATAAAGTAAAATAACATTTTGTAGCGTTTAGTAACACTATTTACGGCGTTTTTTAATGAGCCAAAAGTATCCCACAAAAGCAAATAGAGCAGATAAATAATAACCAATCATTAAGCTAGTCGCTAGTGTATCCCTGATGAGTCGAAGTCCTGACATAAAACTTTCGCCAAAAGCACCGATAAATGGAATCAGATAAAAATACAACAAGAATACCCCAATTAAAACAAGGAGAACATTGCCAACCACTAACGATTGCTTGCCACGTCATTAATAAATCAGTAGCAAAACAATCAAAATACTAGCAACAAGCCAATGATTTTTCAAAAATGAAGTCCCTGAAATAGTCGTTAACTGATAACTTTCAACTGAAATACCAGACGCATACGGCAAAAAGAGACTGATAATATATGCAATTATAATTACAAATGGAAAATACTTTTTCATCCTAATAGTTCTCCTTTCACATCTATGCCAAATTTAATATTGACTATACATTATTTTTTTAAATATATACTTATATGATACAATAAAAACAACTCAACATAACATTTTGTAGCGTTTAGTAACACAAATTTTTTAGGAGATTAGGATATGCGTTGGGTTTTTGGAAAAGTTTATAAGGATATTCGGCAATCAAAGGGGTTAACACAGGAAGAAATTTGTGATGACATGCTCGCCCGCTCTACCCTGGCTCGTATCGAAGGCGGTCAAGTTATCCCTAAATTTGATACTTTCATTTTTCTTCTCCAGCAAATCAACATGAACTTGGAAGAATTTGAATACATTTGCAATGTCTATCAGCCAAGTGAACGTCAAAAATTATTAAATATCGCTAATAATAATC
Coding sequences within:
- the nrdD gene encoding anaerobic ribonucleoside-triphosphate reductase — translated: MITLEKETIATQPAVKVIKRDGRSVNFDADKIYNALVKASINVTKMSPVVEAKLETISDNIIAEIFDRFKDNVKIYEIQNIVEHELLEANEYAIAQEYINYRTKRDFARSQATDINFTIDKLLNKDQTVVNENANKDSEVFNTQRDLTAGIVGKSIGLKMLPAHVANAHQKGDIHYHDLDYSPYTPMTNCCLIDFKGMLANGFKIGNAEVESPKSIQTATAQISQIIANVASSQYGGCTADRIDEFLAPYAELNYKKHLKDAQDWVAENRREDYACTKTKKDIYDAMQSLEYEINTLFTSNGQTPFTSLGFGLGTNWFEREIQKAILTIRIKGLGSEHRTAIFPKLIFTLKSGLNLEVGTPNYDIKQLALECATKRMYPDVLSYDKIVELTGSFKAPMGCRSFLQGWKDENGVEVNSGRMNLGVVTVNLPRIAMESNGDINKFWEIFNERMGIAKDALVYRVERVKEATPANAPILYQYGAFGKRLGRYDNVDELFRHRRATVSLGYIGLYEVGTVFYGPEWETNPEAKEFTVDIIRKMKKLCTEWSDEFDYHFSIYSTPSESLTDRFCRLDTEKFGIVKDITDKEYYTNSFHYDVRKDPTPFEKLDFEKAYPEAGATGGFIHYCEYPVLQQNPKALEAVWDYAYSRVGYLGTNTPIDRCYSCGFEGDFTPTERGFVCPNCGNSDPKTVDVVKRTCGYLGNPQARPMVNGRHKEISARVKHMNGSTIKNPGDYSKHKA
- a CDS encoding glycosyltransferase family protein encodes the protein MNTSEQVNVDQSTAQSYSRSSRSVRKVSENKSHQEASRRTKVPRPHKLYLLILSVVVSCLSVSIPVFTDMANSVQSQNLYIGLMFTKGQLPFTDMFATGGFLYYALIALAYYLGSTLWLVPIQIVTFYLSGIYFYKLVNYFTSSQRVAVAFSGIFYLLNVALGFGGLYPIQFATPFVMVSLWFLTKYFADIIKDEAFILYGFAGAAAMLLEPRTLVFWGLSFLTIIVYNLTQKHFARGLYQLLCIIFGTILVFYTVGYFILNLQVLSSYISQAIVYQFTYFATNDSNFILTLLFQVVVALVSGILLGALTFGKITKGASDKVSKWLIFLVFLGFLVMDLLSQSYHFYHLLTVLPFGLLLTAMALGERYQRSLTKISHRRKKSSCGDNGIFGLYLSCHLYLPILVLVIGVGQPVVSHLLSASTDSERSTIASYLKKQTSSDDTIYVWDTSSKVGIESQLASSSQFTSPVVNTTKTSNEKTLEDELLQNLASYIVVNNDEKISDTIKNDISSNYEEVSISGVSGFTVYHKK
- a CDS encoding DUF1292 domain-containing protein — its product is MAHNHNHDHEHEVITLVDDQGNETLFEILLTIDGREEFGKNYVLLVPAGAEEDEQGQIEIQAYSFTENEDGTEGDLQPIPEDSDAEWDMIEEVFNSFLDED
- the ruvX gene encoding Holliday junction resolvase RuvX, with the translated sequence MRIMGLDVGSKTVGVAISDPLGFTAQGVEIVRIDEEAGEFGFERLEELVKQYKVDKFVVGLPKNMNNTEGPRVEASKAYGDKINELFNIPVDYQDERLTTVQAERMLVEQADVSRGKRKKVIDKLAAQLILQNYLDRMF
- a CDS encoding IreB family regulatory phosphoprotein, whose protein sequence is MGFTDETVRFNLDDSNKKEISETLTTVYRSLDEKGYNPINQIVGYVLSGDPAYVPRYNDARNQIRKYERDEIVEELVRYYLKGNGIDLK
- the spx gene encoding transcriptional regulator Spx; translated protein: MIKIYTISSCTSCKKAKTWLNAHQLPYKEQNLGKEPLTREEILAILTKTENGIESIVSSKNRYAKALDCDIEDLNLSEVIDLIQENPRILKSPILIDDKRLQVGYKEDDIRAFLPRSIRNVENAEARLRAAL
- the recA gene encoding recombinase RecA, which translates into the protein MAKKTKKTEAITKKFGDERKKALDDALKLIEKDFGKGAVMRLGERAEQKVQVMSSGSLALDIALGAGGYPKGRIIEIYGPESSGKTTVALHAVAQAQKEGGIAAFIDAEHALDPAYAAALGVNIDELLLSQPDSGEQGLEIAGKLIDSGAVDLVVVDSVAALVPRAEIDGDIGDNHVGLQARMMSQAMRKLSASINKTKTIAIFINQLREKVGVMFGNPETTPGGRALKFYASVRLDVRGNTQIKGSGDQKDSNIGKETKIKVVKNKVAPPFKTAEVEIMYGEGISRTGELVKIASDLDIIKKAGAWFSYNGEKIGQGSENAKKYLAEHPEVFDEIDHKVRVHYGLVEETEYEEAADVVEESAATNDNVDEVVLDLDDAIEIEE
- a CDS encoding competence/damage-inducible protein A, which gives rise to MKAEIIAVGTEILTGQITNTNAQFLSEEFAKLGIDVFFQTAVGDNEERLLSVIDLASKRSELVVLCGGLGPTEDDLTKQTLAKYLGRDLVFDEQANKRLDEFFATRPQFARTANNERQAQLIEGSIPLQNSTGLAVGGVLEVNGVTYVVLPGPPSELKPMVLDSLVPLLSGDHKQLYSRVLRFFGIGESQLVTVLADLIDNQTDPTIAPYAKTGEVTLRLSTKADDVTSAKAKLDALEHKILAKKTLNSIPLEQLLYGYGDDNNMARVVFDLLKEKHKTITAAESLTAGLFQSSIADFSGSSAVFNGGFVTYSIEEKSKMLHIPLKDLQEHGVVSHFTAEKMAEQSRLLTDADFGIGLTGVAGPDSLEGHPAGTVFIGIATREKVHSIRVVIGGRSRSDVRYIATLYAFNLVRQALLQG
- a CDS encoding MFS transporter, producing the protein MKSITRNTFVYLWANFLVTVAYSMPHSILTVILLSKGLSLSQILIVQSAYSIAIVLFEFPSGLIADNYSRKNIYSLSKLFLIVMFLIVLFSNNFYLIFAAWFCYGIASALDSGTLDAYIINQLKIAHREDDLRKFLALNNRLEIVGLLLGSSLGGVLYLSIGINIYVLGIAFLVASTLVTFFFFNENLKTTTLEESHVSVLKQQITDSFIELRKQPRLGVILIFDFLTQIFFQTHFQLWQSFFLSKGVDTKYFPAFYIAFQIITLFSYSINMDGIKKYAGLIKFCLLIIFLPLTFLSKHLWVLLPAYFIFIFVFYVIEFILNYYFNKMVSIDNISSLVSFKSTISRLGSICLLCLLSLMVKVFAVEKVMAVNFMASLLFLFLLVIIWLRKQPKLTK